Proteins from a single region of Acanthochromis polyacanthus isolate Apoly-LR-REF ecotype Palm Island chromosome 11, KAUST_Apoly_ChrSc, whole genome shotgun sequence:
- the tril gene encoding TLR4 interactor with leucine rich repeats, which yields MDTSNFLVAICFILLSLSGFISSSPAMDFCPDRCDCQHPQHLMCTNRGLRTVPKPAALVPEDLLIFSLGGNFITNISAFDFTRYSNLVRLNLQYNEIGSIHPKAFEKLSKLEELYLGHNLLSDIPAGTLQPLKKLTILCGNNNDMKKITPELFSNLDSLVKLRLDGNSLEALQDSVFKSLTGLHYLHLESNKLRHIHRNAFSKLTNLRFLNLAHNKQTAVRNVLTFSQLRALTTLLLSENEIQYIGNHAFQNLKKLSKLSLSNNRISRMDTGALKGLSSLRQLLIDGNELAEIPAGLLDPLEHIEELDFSRNRISNVDSLAFSRLKHLKVLKLKNNLLTSLSGDIFALNNVLYDLDLHGNNWTCDCRLEELKRWMTAAHSQGKLLTVFVQCHYPATLRGKYLDYVNSSQLQPLGNWTHLCRSQAGPEESRGGGVLVKVEGIERGEADATKPEDGEWTGEEPQLEKSGVQTAQVAEMGDLTESNKDGVMMRRKEGEKRKREGQEEVEIQRDQGGPEMTEPSSFLERKKTKKESLSQRSRPAADSAEKRFKGRRRSDAISKTDPSAIPTPMERETNTRLTTTSPVQSGEKFDLLRSDQKEGLPVITDPCVFNRHFITNVSVDEVTSSTVTVYWTTRDHHRYTPGPGEGLNEVHYRVLFDRFGTPDRFPRYVYARGTARSVTLRELSSDVTYMVCVEGVVGGSVCQVAPRDHCAGLVTLPERSSRGATLTSDLQLVTVATLAGNAVLLLVIGGIWLGRSLRKRLQRRKSAVHVRHMYSTRRPFRPAMATASVSTDFTSYQSSRPARLAPLEEGDLIEFPCDRFMDSSSVRRDSEMQRFSD from the coding sequence ATGGATACCAGCAATTTCCTGGTGGCGATATGTTTTATCCTGCTATCGCTCAGTGGGTTCATATCTTCTTCACCGGCGATGGACTTCTGCCCCGACCGCTGCGACTGTCAGCACCCTCAGCACCTCATGTGCACCAACCGCGGATTGCGCACTGTGCCAAAACCCGCAGCACTGGTGCCTGAGGACCTGCTGATCTTCAGCCTTGGGGGTAACTTCATCACTAACATCTCTGCCTTCGACTTCACACGGTACAGTAACCTTGTAAGGTTGAATTTACAGTACAACGAAATAGGAAGTATTCACCCAAAAGCGTTTGAGAAACTCTCCAAGCTAGAAGAGCTGTATTTGGGACATAATCTTTTATCAGATATACCTGCCGGGACTTTACAGCCCCTGAAGAAATTAACTATTCTCTGTGGGAATAACAATGACATGAAGAAAATCACACCGGAACTCTTTTCCAACTTGGATAGTCTTGTTAAACTACGCCTGGATGGCAACTCATTAGAAGCTTTGCAGGACtctgtttttaaaagtttgacCGGTCTACATTATCTCCATCTGGAATCCAACAAACTGCGGCACATTCACAGGAATGCTTTCTCTAAACTAACCAACCTGCGCTTTCTAAACCTGGCGCACAACAAGCAGACAGCCGTGCGCAATGTCCTCACTTTTTCCCAGCTCAGAGCTTTGACAACTTTGCTGCTGTCTGAAAATGAAATCCAATACATCGGAAACCACGCcttccaaaatttgaaaaagctATCCAAGCTTTCCCTCAGCAACAACAGAATCTCTCGTATGGACACCGGCGCTCTGAAGGGACTGTCGAGCCTCAGACAGCTCCTGATTGACGGCAACGAGCTGGCAGAAATCCCTGCCGGTCTCCTGGACCCTCTGGAGCACATCGAGGAGCTGGACTTTAGCCGCAACCGGATCTCCAACGTGGACTCGCTGGCTTTTTCGAGACTAAAACACCTAAAGGTTCTGAAGCTGAAGAACAACCTCCTCACTAGTCTTTCCGGTGACATTTTTGCCCTCAACAACGTGCTTTACGACTTGGATCTCCATGGCAATAACTGGACGTGCGACTGTcgcctggaggagctgaagagaTGGATGACTGCTGCGCATTCTCAGGGCAAACTGTTGACTGTATTTGTGCAATGCCATTACCCAGCAACGCTGAGGGGGAAGTATCTGGACTATGTGAACAGCTCCCAGCTGCAGCCCCTCGGGAACTGGACCCATTTGTGCAGGAGTCAAGCTGGGCCTGAGGAGAGCCGGGGAGGGGGTGTACTAGTAAAGGTGGAGGGCATagagagaggagaggcagaTGCAACAAAGCCTGAGGATGGAGAGTGGACAGGTGAAGAGCCTCAGCTGGAAAAAAGTGGAGTACAAACAGCACAAGTGGCAGAAATGGGAGATTTGACAGAGAGCAACAAAGATGgagtgatgatgaggaggaaagagggagaaaaaaggaaaagagagggGCAGGAAGAAGTAGAAATCCAAAGAGACCAAGGGGGTCCAGAGATGACAGAACCTTCATCTTTCTTGGaacgaaaaaaaacaaagaaggagTCACTCAGTCAAAGATCACGACCTGCTGCAGATTCAGCTGAGAAACGTTTCAAAGGGAGACGAAGGTCAGATGCTATTTCCAAAACTGATCCGTCTGCTATTCCTACACCAATGGAGCGTGAAACAAACACCAGGCTGACTACTACTTCTCCTGTCCAGTCAGGAGAGAAGTTCGATCTCCTAAGGTCAGATCAGAAGGAAGGTCTGCCTGTAATTACAGATCCATGTGTGTTCAACCGCCATTTCATCACCAACGTGTCGGTGGATGAAGTGACGTCTAGTACTGTTACTGTCTACTGGACTACCAGAGATCATCACCGCTACACACCAGGACCTGGAGAAGGCCTCAACGAAGTCCACTACCGAGTTCTGTTTGACAGGTTTGGCACTCCGGATCGCTTCCCCCGCTATGTTTATGCCCGTGGCACAGCTCGCTCTGTAACCCTTCGAGAACTCAGCTCGGATGTGACCTACATGGTCTGCGTGGAAGGAGTGGTTGGAGGATCTGTGTGTCAGGTGGCACCCCGGGACCACTGTGCAGGACTGGTCACCCTCCCAGAGAGGTCCAGCCGTGGAGCCACGCTGACCTCCGACCTCCAGCTGGTGACAGTGGCGACGCTCGCAGGGAACGCTGTCTTGCTGCTGGTCATCGGTGGGATCTGGTTGGGAAGGAGCCTGAGGAAGAGGTTGCAGAGGAGGAAGTCGGCTGTACATGTGCGCCACATGTACTCCACCAGGCGGCCATTTCGTCCTGCCATGGCAACGGCCTCTGTGTCCACTGACTTCACCAGCTACCAAAGCAGTCGACCAGCTCGACTTGCACCACTAGAGGAAGGAGACCTCATTGAGTTCCCCTGCGACCGCTTTATGGACAGCAGCAGCGTCCGCAGAGACAGTGAAATGCAGAGATTCTCTGACTAG